The DNA window ATTTAGGCCAGAGATTGTATCTACAGCCCGTACATATTTTACTAATTTAATATTCAGTTGCTCAGATGGATTCACAAGATGGCATCATGCATGTGTGAACAATTCTAAACTATTGCTGTTCATACTACAGAAGATGATGGTGATAACACGTGATAATAATACCAATAACACATATTCTATACTTGGTCAACTAGTGGATCATCATTAATTTTGAGATGGTGAAAGCCCTGTTTGTGTGATTATTCTACTTCCAATCAGAAAAAGAGTGCCAACTTTTTATCCAGCGGTAGTCAGAGTAGGTGTTTGATTGGTATTTGAACTTTCCCAACTTGGATATGCTCAATGGTTAGCTtagtttttctttctctttttctttctttctttcttcccaTTGCATGCGTGTGTCAAGATGCCAATAATAAGATGCTTTGAAAGCTTCAGAAAGGATGTGCCGTTGCCGTGTCATGTCCTAGAGATATGCTTCAGAAAGGATGATGCCAATAGTAACAGTGTATGTATGTATTTTAGCATCAAAGTAGAATTCCTTCTTTTTTAGACAAAGACATCAGAGAAGAATATCATTACTAAATCGGTTCCAAAAAATAGAGTTCTTTCATTAAAAAAGAAGTGTTGCCACTTTTTCATCACTAACTAATCTAAAAAACATGATATGCGAATAATCAATCCCGAGAGAGAGATTATAAATAAAACGCTAATACTTACTAAAATCCATAATTCCCAAATCAAATTTGTTGCTAATTCAATGTACTTAATTTTGCACGTATATATGTCGACGTGGCGACACGTGTACATACATGCATATGGAACAGTTCGATGAGCTGCTGGGCAAAGGCGCCATGAAGTCGATGTACCGGGGCTTCGACGAGGAGCGGGGCGTGGAGGTGGCGTGGAACCAGGCGAGCCTCGCCGGCGTGCTCCGTTCGCCGGACGCCGTGCAGCGCATGTACTCGGAGGTGCAGCTGCTGAGCTCGCTCCGGCACGACGGCATCATCGGCTTCCACGCCTCGTGGGTGGACGTGCCGGGCCGCAGCTTCAACTTCATCACGGAGCTCTTCTCCTCCGGCACGCTCCGGTCCTACCGGCTCCGGTACCCTCGGGTGAGCCTCCGCGCCGTCCGGTCGTGGGCGCGGCAGCTGCTCGGCGGGCTCGCCTACCTCCACGCGCGCGACCCGCCGGTGATCCACCGCGACCTCAAGTGCGACAACATCTTCGTCAACGGGCACCAGGGGCAGGTGAAGATCGGCGATCTGGGcctcgccgccgtgctcggccgccgcggCGGAGCCGCGCACAGCGTCATCGGGACGCCCGAGTTCATGGCGCCCGAGATGTACGACGAGGAGTACGACGAGAGGGTTGACGTGTACGCGTTCGGGATGTGCATGCTGGAGATGCTCACCGTCGAGTACCCTTACAGCGAGTGCTCCAACCCGGCGCAGATCTACAAGAAGGTCACCGCCGGCAGGCTCCCCGACGCGTTCTACCGggtggacgacgacgacgcgcgcAGGTTCATCGGCCGCTGCCTCGTCCCCGCCGCCAACCGCCCGTCCGCCGCCGAGCTGCTGCTGGACCCTTTCCTCCTGGACGACCATGGTCACCGCCACCATGTCGCTGCTGCTGGCACGGTGCCAGTGCCGCCGCCACCGTTGCCAGCTGCTGTTGCTGCCGGCGCTCCGCCGCCCTCGACGTGTAGTAGCTCCGCCGAAGATGTCGTCTCGGCGTCGTCGTCGTTGGACGATGACGAGGGCGAGCATCAGGAGCCACAACATCCGCCGCCGCCCAGGAATGACATGACCATCACCGGGAAGCTGAACGTGGAGGAGGACACCATCTTCCTGAAGGTTCAGATCGCCGACGAGGCGTCGGGGCACGCGCGCAACATCTACTTCCCGTTCGACATGGCGAGCGACACGGCGGCGGAGGTGGCGCAGGAGATGGTGAAGGAGCTGGACATCGCGGACCGGGACGCGTCGGAGATCGCCGCCATGATCCAGCAGGAGATCGGCAGGCTGCTGCCGGGGCGAGCGCAGCAGCACGAGTACACGTACGTGGAACGTGACGACGATGACGAAAACGACGAGGAGCGGCCTCCTCCGTTCTGCTACCTCTCCTCGTCTCCCGCCTCCTCACATGGCTCTCACTGTGGGGTGGGGCCCTATGCCTTCTCTGGCCCACGTGGCGGTGGCTGCTGGTCCAAAGGTAACCGCTTGCATCCTTCAATCCTTCGGTATTTGACATGACCAACTTTAATTTATCGAATTTAGAGTTATTTAAGGCTTCAGTCCCAAACCTTTGGCTAGAAAATTCCTTTTACAAATTGAATCTTGTTTGAATGTTACAAATTGAATTTAATTGGAGGGTATTTGTTTTCGAAAAGTAGAACTTTTTCTATAAAAAATCTGCATATATCACGCCACTAGAGGGATTAGCCGAGTAGTAGTACATTTTGAGATTTTGTGTGCCTGATCTTGAATTATTTAGCCTCCAAGTTTAGTAAGGTTTGGTCGAAACATATCAAAACGCACATGTCATTCGTGTATGTATGACATATCCTATAGGGCATCTTTGTTCAGGCCCCTTTAGAACGTAGGAATTCTACAAGAATTATAAAAGAATTTCACATGATTCAGTTTATTTTTCACAGAAAAAACACAGAAACTGGAAAAAAAATCCCGTGTTCCAAAGTGGCCTCAACTGCTTTTGTACCTATGTGGGCGCCTACGTGTAGTGCATGACGTACGCAACCCATGAGTTGGACCTGCGCCGAAATGTTGACTATGGCGCCTCTGGTTCAGgtccttttcattttttttggacCGCATGCAGCAGTCGTACCACCGTACGTGCAGGCGCATGCATACACGTACTCGGCATCAACGGTCCCCAAATGCCTGCCGACATCTCTTTTGTTTGTTGTCCACGTAGGCATGATCACGACTTATATTTGGCGTTGTGGTGCTATATAGTCCttctattttaaattatagatCATTCTGATTTTGTAGACATATAGACATACACCTTGTTCGCTGATGCTAAAATTTGACtcatgctgatgcttatgctgaaatattgtgagagaaaatactgtttaatggctgaaaagtagttctAAATAAGCTCAAGCAAACATGGCCATAGAAAAACAATTTACTTAAAATAGTCTAGAATCGAGAGAGTACCTGTTATAGCCTAGTGCCTGCCTACTCGCTGCTTTGCACGGGAGAGTACTGTGACAATGAGCCTTGACACGTGTGCATTCTTGTGCAAAAAAACTTTGTTGGTGTAGATCATCATCACTGGTACGCTTTAAGCGACGACGATGACATGAGCTCCGTGCACTCCGGTAAGTACTCTCCTCTGCATTACGCCTCAGGTGCcaacgaggcggagcccatgcccGGCTGCTGCACCGGCAGCGGCTCATCCAAGACAAGGTTCGGTGGCAGCAGCTCCGCCGCCGTTCAGCTCGCGCGGCAGCTGCAGCGGCAGTGCAGCATGTCGCCGCAGCACCAGCACGccgggcggccgcggcggcgggagGACAACGACGGGACCAgccggcggaggaggatgacgcggAACCGGTCGATGGTGGACATGCGGAGCCAGCTGCTGCACCGCACGCTGGTGGAGGAGCTCAACCGCCGCCTCTTCTTCAACACCGTCGGCGCCGTCGAGAACATCGGCTTCCGCGCGCCCACCACCACCTCGCCCTCCGCCTCGTCGTCGTCCGCGTCCGCGGCCGCGCGTGGTGGCCTTGACCGCGGCATCAGGAGATCATCAGGCGGCAAGCAGCAGCTGGACGATAAGCAGCAGTACTTCATCCTTTAGTTCCAGCGGTATGTCCGATCGAGTTTTTGTGTGTTTTTTTAGCCATTAATTACGTGGGATGAGAGTACTGTATGTTAGTATGTACATACATGCAGCTGGGGAAAATGGCGAATGAGAACTGGTTCGGTTCACCCATGCAAGCaaaaatatgtgtatatatatttttCAAGAGCATAGGCTTAGCATGCCACTGCTAAGGTTTTTACAAACTTGCAACATATAGTCTGTGACTCTGTACATATTACTGTTCCGGAAGTACctataagtttttttttctaaattaaaTTCCCCGTATACCATAAAAAATATAGTGCTCCCCTTATATCAATATAGACCGATTTGTATACTTAATGTCATTTTAAGATTTTTACAAAAGCTGTGACTAACAAACTGACAAGAGTATATGGAAGAAACATTTTTTAAAGAGCAGTGATGTTAGATCAAACAATTCATGAATtagataaaaagaaaaaaaatgcccTATAAAGCAAAATGGGCCTGACAGCCCAACATCACAGCCGGAGGCTTGAGTATACATGAGTAACAAGCAgccttttctcaaaaaaaaaaaaaaagcagccTAATAACAGCCCACACATTGACATTCGCTACGACTCTACCAATGTCAGGCTAATATTTATGTCTTATTTGACATCTACTttaatatttatgtcatgtatgACACTGTTGTTAATTGGACTGTATAGTAGCAGTGGAAGGATGGATTTACCCCTACAGTCAATTTGATTTTGTCCCAGCTTGGATTCTTAGCACAACAATGAATCTTTTTTCACCAACTGCGTCATTTGTTTCACAAATATGTAAACGTCACGTTCTCATTTTGTTTCCACATCAATGGCAAGATTTATCTTCTCTATAGTCTCAGTTGGCAAAACCAAGCATACATGATTGGTAAATATAAGAACATTTTTGTAGCATAGACAAGATAttgtaataataatatatatcatCAACCATCACACAACTATAACAAGTTGAAGTGTTGAACACGGCTTGATTCCATAGATGCAAATCAAATTTGttattttcatatgaatttttgCAAAACGAGTTTGAATCTCAAATTTTGTCACAATGTATGTTTATAGATGCACTATTGGTATGCGTAGTTTCAAATTTTTTGAAAACTCCTAAGTATGGTTTTAATGGGGTTTTCACGCATTGCACTGAAGATGTGGTTTGCACTAAATATTTTGCCGGTTCAATAGCATATTTCAACAAATCAAAGCCAATACATGAGTACGTCCAACATCTGGCATATGTTCAACAAAGCTTGATTACAGAGAACATGTTCAACACAGCTAGGTTCAATAGTACATGTTCAATAAATTAAAGCCAATACATAAGCCCAACATCCGGCCCAACACATAGTTGACAAACTGATCTGAAACACAACATAAGAAGTTCAACACTACTAGTTCGGAACATGGTCACATAAGCCCAAGCATGATTCACCAGATTCAGTAAAAGGTAATAAGTAGGTATAACTAAGCACAAAAGCACATGCTGATCACTATTGTGCTCACTGCAGAGCTAGAACGATCAAGTTTCTTTGCTTCTAATGGCCATTGCAGGTCTGTGAAATAGCCTTAATTTTAGCTTGCTTTTTCCTTGGGCCTTAACACCCATCA is part of the Miscanthus floridulus cultivar M001 chromosome 9, ASM1932011v1, whole genome shotgun sequence genome and encodes:
- the LOC136483362 gene encoding probable serine/threonine-protein kinase WNK8 isoform X1, whose translation is MSTARRCGGRRPERAARVGDNGYVETDPTGRYGRFDELLGKGAMKSMYRGFDEERGVEVAWNQASLAGVLRSPDAVQRMYSEVQLLSSLRHDGIIGFHASWVDVPGRSFNFITELFSSGTLRSYRLRYPRVSLRAVRSWARQLLGGLAYLHARDPPVIHRDLKCDNIFVNGHQGQVKIGDLGLAAVLGRRGGAAHSVIGTPEFMAPEMYDEEYDERVDVYAFGMCMLEMLTVEYPYSECSNPAQIYKKVTAGRLPDAFYRVDDDDARRFIGRCLVPAANRPSAAELLLDPFLLDDHGHRHHVAAAGTVPVPPPPLPAAVAAGAPPPSTCSSSAEDVVSASSSLDDDEGEHQEPQHPPPPRNDMTITGKLNVEEDTIFLKVQIADEASGHARNIYFPFDMASDTAAEVAQEMVKELDIADRDASEIAAMIQQEIGRLLPGRAQQHEYTYVERDDDDENDEERPPPFCYLSSSPASSHGSHCGVGPYAFSGPRGGGCWSKDHHHWYALSDDDDMSSVHSGKYSPLHYASGANEAEPMPGCCTGSGSSKTRFGGSSSAAVQLARQLQRQCSMSPQHQHAGRPRRREDNDGTSRRRRMTRNRSMVDMRSQLLHRTLVEELNRRLFFNTVGAVENIGFRAPTTTSPSASSSSASAAARGGLDRGIRRSSGGKQQLDDKQQYFIL
- the LOC136483362 gene encoding probable serine/threonine-protein kinase WNK8 isoform X2 → MSTARRCGGRRPERAARVGDNGYVETDPTGRYGRFDELLGKGAMKSMYRGFDEERGVEVAWNQASLAGVLRSPDAVQRMYSEVQLLSSLRHDGIIGFHASWVDVPGRSFNFITELFSSGTLRSYRLRYPRVSLRAVRSWARQLLGGLAYLHARDPPVIHRDLKCDNIFVNGHQGQVKIGDLGLAAVLGRRGGAAHSVIGTPEFMAPEMYDEEYDERVDVYAFGMCMLEMLTVEYPYSECSNPAQIYKKVTAGRLPDAFYRVDDDDARRFIGRCLVPAANRPSAAELLLDPFLLDDHGHRHHVAAAGTVPVPPPPLPAAVAAGAPPPSTCSSSAEDVVSASSSLDDDEGEHQEPQHPPPPRNDMTITGKLNVEEDTIFLKVQIADEASGHARNIYFPFDMASDTAAEVAQEMVKELDIADRDASEIAAMIQQEIGRLLPGRAQQHEYTYVERDDDDENDEERPPPFCYLSSSPASSHGSHCGVGPYAFSGPRGGGCWSKGANEAEPMPGCCTGSGSSKTRFGGSSSAAVQLARQLQRQCSMSPQHQHAGRPRRREDNDGTSRRRRMTRNRSMVDMRSQLLHRTLVEELNRRLFFNTVGAVENIGFRAPTTTSPSASSSSASAAARGGLDRGIRRSSGGKQQLDDKQQYFIL